The Apis cerana isolate GH-2021 linkage group LG2, AcerK_1.0, whole genome shotgun sequence genomic sequence tgtttaataattaaacataatttgttCTTGCTGCGCaacaaaaaagattcaaaGCTCCGCAAAAGTAGGACGATTGTCTGGTAGTTCTAGTAGGTCTATTATGAGTTTGGTTCCATCGTTGTATCCGTCTACCGTTGGTACGATTACTCCAACTTCCCACATTTTGTAAAGCCGTGTACTTTTCtgcaaatgaaattcaaaaaaaatgttcttagTTAGGTAAGCTTTATAAGCCAAATATACAGCCAAGTTAATGGCATTTCAAccaagaaattaatgaaagaaaaagtaaaaagagatGATATTATTCAGTGGAAGCTTAAGTCAATATACGCttctaatttaagaaattctccataaactttttttcgattaaaacaaatagtattaataatggataatttctttacataatctaacaaaagatttttttttacgactctattaaaacttttctttacCTATTTGATCGTtgtatatcgatttttataatatatgacttTCATGAATAGCacgaatcgataataataatcgatacggCATGTTTTTCTATtcgtaattttcaaaaaaattttttttcactattttatctcaaaatatattatttttaatgggaaaaatatataagaaatgttatacttttatatcctgaaaatttatttcacaattatatgaaataaagacataaaaaaaagatttatcaaaACGAAATGTAATATGAGCTTCTTACatgaaacatatattattaatattattattaatttaataattttacataatataaaataatacggaAAACACAAATTCATGATGTTTCAATGAAAAGGCTTTAATTCCTCGGTTTcctacgataaataataaattgcgtTGTATATCTGTTCGTTGAGATTTGAGATCCCATTTGATCTTTTACATTATCACGATAAAATCACGAGTGACATCTCTATCATTGGCGATAAAAGAATGTTccacgaatttaaaaaagtttagttTGGTTTTTTCCGGTTgtaacttaaattaatttatcaacgaattcatcataatttttcattacataattttgtaatgaaatattttatattaccacatcaatattttttattttatttttactatactatacatattttttccaaataccTAGTCgcaatatgaatatgaaaatgaattccACTCGTCCTTGATCTCAAGAATTGCATTTCACAGTTGACGTTACgtgtacatattaattttattgcaacaAAGAGAAGATttgggaagaaaaattgaataaagaacGATTAGTCCACGGCAAGATTTGCGCAATCGAGATTCTTTTGCAAATCGTGGTTCCTGAATTGCTTTATCGGTTCGTGATCGGACATATTTCCCTCTTTATCTTTGATTTTCCCACCCTTTTTCCGCGCCCAGCGGATTCTCGTTTCCTCTCGTGGAGAACGCAGGAACGGTTTCCATCTATCCTTGACCCGAGCTctgtttaatgttaaatattcgcGTACCTTTCATGTATTTTCGCGTTAATGCATTTGTTTATATGTTTCGGTACATCACATTGATCAGATTCCCAAAATGATCGAACGTCTTTcgaggattattaaaaatattgccatttttatttcgacaACATCTTCCTCGTTGTATATAAGTATtacaaataagtaaatatattctcGGCTCGGGAATAAACCGTGCATCTCTTTTTATTCGCGCTTCGCTTCCTTTCAGCTCGTTCCTCTCTCGTCGTTTCGCACCGTTTCCCCGACGAATTCTCTCGACACGCCATGTGCACACCGCTACTCGAAATCCTTTCTCGAAATTCTACCTACGAATACAACGATTTCACtcgtttctcttattttccCTTGGAGACAGCGGTGCGATCTTTCTCGAGCGTGAATTTCCCGTTCGTAACACACGGCGAAGGAAATCCGTGTTTCGAATCGACCTTGACCTCTTTCTCGTTCAATGTCAAATATCCTatgtctctccctctctctctctctctgtatccTTATTCCCCTGATAAGCAAGCGAAGTTTCGAATTGACGTTTAGGGGATCGAGGATCGTGGTACACGTGGTGATTTTCGTGCTatctttctccctcctcctcttcctcgatGGGGACATGGCATCCGAATTCGCTTATTATATCGATAGATAATTAAGGTCGCCGTGTACTAAGCGAGCTGAGAAGTGAACCACCGCCTGATAACTCTAGTAGCGAGCTCTATCCTGTTGGAAGGTAATACGTTTGTTCCTTGTATAGAATCAATGGAAGCTGGCGAGCGCGACGAGGTAAGACGCAGTGAAAGAGACGAATAGAGAGAAAAGGGAGAATTGTTCTCCTTTGAAATCCAGACCTTGGCCTCTGGAGTAACCCGATTAGAGACGGTTGAATAGATAGGTCGGGAGAGAGTAGTAGAATAGGAAGAAAGATGGCCAGAGAAAGAAAGGTCAACGAAGCAAGgggaaatatatgtatatcggaGTGGCAAATAGAATAATCAAGAGTTTTAGTAGAAACCGAATTGGATTAACCATTGTGGAAAATTTATGTTTCGAGGAAAATCGAGTACGATACGAGAGTGGCTCAATTTTCTACCGtttatacgaaaatttaatttctccaatTGAGAAATCCTACTCGAGGTGGCAGGAACTTTTACACAGACGATGTAAATTCGATCATTTTGTGAAAATCGAGTCAAAATATAGAGGACATCGAATGAGATcgttgagaaataaaattctaagagGTAGACGATAGGAAATGATGGAAGGgatagaagagaaaagaatgaCAGTACCTATATCGCCACTTGATTGAGGCATAAACTCTTGCAGTTCGTTGATCAGACCACGAATTTCTTCGGAATCTTTCTGGATACTGCACAATTCTTCCTCGTAGAAGTCTGGCGTGATTTGCTTACAGAGAACTATTTGTGAGATCACATTGCCGATGTTGGATGGGCCGGATCGAGTTTCTGAAACCAGAGACAGAAAGATTTATGCTGATcgttattatgaatattattgattcctTCAGAAAACTGAATATTCTCTAACGTATatactttcgatatttttaacttaaatttttttagttttttagttAGGATTTTCTagcattatttaatgtaacaggattattgtaaatgaatttataaggCGGCAAGATTTTTCGTTAATTGAAATGTTTGATTCCTaagataagatatttataggAGGATTCTCAAAATTACCGTAATACTCCGTCATGTCCATCGGCACGATGCGGATGAGGTTCTTACTTTTGCAGAGCTCGCGCAGAAACAATTGCGCGACATAAAAGAGAAGCATCAAATTTGGACTGTCTACAGGGATTCCGATATCCGTAGTTCTGAAAGCAAAACCCATTCCCAGAcctattacttttttatcatcGAAGTTTTCTCGTTAGGCATTTCGTCGTctacttttttccttctttaattattacactttcttcttccttttattcCTTCGTCTCTCCACCTTTCCTGCCAATAATTTCGCCATCATTCGTTCTACATTCCATGTCGAGCTAATTACTCCTCTTACCAAATCGCGATTAtcgacatttataaaaatttgaaacacgataaaattcaacaaaacgtagaatttcgaataagatccaattttgatttatttcgaattattttatcacgaTTCAAGTTAAATTTGTTACAAAGAACTTAAAGGTAAAGACTTACCTTAAGACCCCTTTTTATTACCTCGAATATAAAACGTTTATATCGTTCTCGTAAATGCGTCGTGAAAACGAGTGATTCATTTTGTAACGAGGCTGTTTTGTGTCGGTTTGCGGCCAAATGAGGAATTTCCCCTtccctttctcccttttttttcatcgtagAAAGGAAAGACGAAACGCGAGATCGTAGAATCATAATGAAGTGCGTCGGCGTCACGCGTAAAGCAAACCATGAAGGTTTAACCAAGTTGACGAAGAGGAAAAGTTTTCtggctttttttttaattttataatcgtcACGTTGGAGGCCAGAGAGCTCGAACGACAATACTTTGGCTTTGTGAAAAGTTTCTTGCGTGACACTTTcgtttatactatttttataaataatgcatacaaacacacacacatacacacacacacacacacacaatgataaaatttcaaaagtaattaaaattaaataaaaagtaattatacacacggataaaatattttgttattacgatatttatgAAGTTTCATAGAAATCGTAATAGccttttacgatattttttttttttttttcagctttGTAAATGGTTTCCTCGTGTTTCTTGGCTAACTTCTACTCGAGACCCATAATTTTAAGTATcgcaaaaatctaataaatcagGCGAAGGagggaaataatttctttttctccaatGGCTGATCATTTGTACGTATTATAGGTATTATACTTCGAGTTAGAGCTGTCTTGCACGCGGTTTATACTACTTATCGCTCAATTCCAGCGATTTTACGCGGAAACTTTCTCGTATTCAAGAATTATAGCgaatatgaatgaatgaatttatcagaatgaatttgatatttgttatatatcttTGTCGCTGTTCCATCAAAAAGCAAAAACAATCTTCAATTCGtcagaattttcgaaaaaagaattgacaAATGATACGTAATTTAgattggaatatatttattatacaggatattaaattatttaagattgaatttaatttatgcagAATTTGTGACCTGTTTTTATTGTTggtattaaaatagatttttacgtAAGCATTTGAATGGAAAATTGTTCATCAAAGAGGTGAATGAAATCGGGAAAAGAATGGTATCCACGAATCATATCCACgtataacaattttcataaaagaaaaaagaaaaaaaataaagaaagataaatgtTTCTGTGCTGTCGCGTTTCGTGTAATCGATACAAAAGTCGCGTGATTTTGCAAGATATGTTGCACGAGATCCTCTATTACGACGCACGTATTGGAAAAGTTGTTCGCATGATCAAACATTCAGGATATTCCTAAGCGTTTCCTCGTACATTAATGTTTTTGTAATAAAGATATCGAATAGgggtgatttttatttaatcgtattatacatatttttcctcttttcttttttcaaatctttacataagtttattcaatatttcgataattatatacgtttaattttcatgGAATGATTGTATAAGCAACATTTAAATCACAATTAGAGTGTGTTTGACGTTTAAAACGTAACAGAAATTATGCAACGATGTGTTggaaacagaaagagagagagagagagaaagagagagagagaagcgtcTTGTATATTTACACGCAGGATTGCaccgtaattaaataattatataatgaataacatgcaaaaataaacgaatatgtaatatgtataatttgaaGATGAGAGATttgatctaaataaaaataattcattacgagaaaatgattttcgtataattaacaattcgtCAATAAtcgagtttttatttattattaaaaaatttatttattgaaaaagcaGATCAggataaatctttttcaaacactggaaattttgtaaaaaaaatagaaaattaggaaattcCAACTGATTTATCTATCTGATTATGATATAAGatagtaattaataagaaagtagaagaggaagaaattcaTGAAACATTTAACTTTTCATTAAAACAGGCAAACtcatggaaaaaaattcaaaggtGACGTCTAAGAATCTTTAAAGAGTGGTCGATGGTCGACGGTCATCGTTCGTTTTTCTCCtttacctttttttcttagaaaaacCAATTCCGTAGAATCGATAACATTCTTTGCGGCACACTTCAAAGTAATAGAAACTCTCGTGATGctattatttctctctttcctttatcTGATCCTGGTGGTATTTCTCTATGATGCGCTGTTTGATAACGAAAGGACTAGGTGTAACaataattaactaataataactTCTTCTACCCTTACcgttacgaaattaaaaacgtGATAAGATTACGTAATTGCAATTGCGCAAATGCGAACGAtttgatttcgaaaaaatggtTCAATATCGTTTTGTTAAAAGATGTAATTTTGGCGAAGAAAGTTGGCGACGATAAGTTTGATAAATTCTATTCCGGCGGGATATGTAGGGGCaagtaacttttatttaaagattttcttgGAAACGATGCATTTCCAAGTATCGTCGT encodes the following:
- the LOC108002886 gene encoding regulator of G-protein signaling 7-binding protein-like, which encodes MTESPIPSVSNIQTYTHSRSQSQMQTQDDKSEKTEKAVLSQIQEINSQVAQYRDLLINIGQPRDCPELREKIRRLRRNCVETCRHTSQLILPQVRRTTDIGIPVDSPNLMLLFYVAQLFLRELCKSKNLIRIVPMDMTEYYETRSGPSNIGNVISQIVLCKQITPDFYEEELCSIQKDSEEIRGLINELQEFMPQSSGDIEKYTALQNVGSWSNRTNGRRIQRWNQTHNRPTRTTRQSSYFCGALNLFCCAARTNYV